The Brachybacterium huguangmaarense genome contains a region encoding:
- a CDS encoding MFS transporter, producing the protein MARSTADFWFGIPAWRWMFLMMAIPAILYGIMAFTIPESPRYLVASHKLSEARSVLTTLFGERSTEITIVRIQESLKS; encoded by the coding sequence GTGGCTCGCTCGACCGCCGACTTCTGGTTCGGCATCCCCGCCTGGCGCTGGATGTTCCTGATGATGGCGATCCCCGCGATCCTCTACGGGATCATGGCCTTCACGATCCCCGAGTCCCCCCGCTACCTGGTCGCGAGCCACAAGCTCTCCGAGGCGCGCAGCGTGCTGACCACGCTCTTCGGCGAGCGCTCGACCGAGATCACGATCGTGCGCATCCAGGAGTCGCTCAAGTCTTAG
- a CDS encoding helicase-associated domain-containing protein, which translates to MSKPIRSLADELRRFDDNRLTQLLAARPDLTAPVPRGIGALAARAAAPSSVHHALSSLRRPELTLLEALVVLPDPTTPEDVAAAVGSDARATSPFLERLRTLGLLWGDHEIRTVRAAREVLRTPAGLAPEDDDDPSHEHARRLVDGAAEPLRPLLERLAWGPARVDADHGSPMARALLEAGLIRRHGDALVIPRPVQLVLRGGRVRASLPVSRPALCGAPVHERIPGSRDAQAVEAAFEAVRVLGTVRRWDDDPPSVLRRGGIPQRDLRRLAQQADAPLVSYATVIQTAWCAGLLGHDGESWQPTADWDAYRSRGLEERWAELARTWALSHHVAAIVGTTDTVGTSRALLSSSTTRDGARTRRLSMLAELRRSADVHATQQSLVDSLAWAFPLTSPVLLEEEAHALLAEGQALGIVLDGALTTLGVGLVEALDEGVAEADAHLARRLREHAPPPVDEVLLDSDLTATIPGRPSERLIALLSWADVVSRGAALTLRFTAATVRRAMAAGLDADDLLALLAETSRSPVPQALTYLLRDEARRHGQVHIGRAASFLTADEAVLTLFQSSPEAEPLFLQRLAPTVAVSTADPGFVLQVVRRSGLSAIAVGPDGRTARDERDHTLHGGPVDAELEVVEGPELRLPPAEAAARIREAEQNAGEDPSITDRLLEAIAHAAPIRLGIVDGRGGIVTREAVPLSLDGGRLRARDARGAEEFTVLVHRVTLG; encoded by the coding sequence ATGTCCAAGCCCATCCGGTCCCTCGCGGACGAGCTGCGCCGGTTCGACGACAACCGCCTGACCCAGTTGCTCGCCGCCCGGCCGGACCTGACCGCGCCCGTCCCCCGCGGCATCGGCGCGCTCGCCGCCCGTGCGGCCGCCCCTTCCTCCGTGCATCATGCGCTGTCGAGCCTGCGCCGTCCCGAGCTGACCCTGCTCGAGGCGCTCGTGGTGCTGCCCGACCCGACCACGCCCGAGGACGTCGCGGCCGCCGTCGGCTCCGACGCCCGCGCGACCTCCCCGTTCCTCGAGCGCCTGCGCACCCTCGGCCTCCTGTGGGGCGACCACGAGATCCGCACCGTGCGGGCCGCGCGCGAGGTGCTGCGCACGCCCGCGGGCCTCGCCCCCGAGGACGACGACGATCCGTCCCACGAGCACGCACGCCGTCTCGTGGACGGGGCGGCGGAGCCGTTGCGACCTCTGCTCGAGCGTCTGGCCTGGGGGCCGGCCCGCGTCGACGCCGACCACGGCTCGCCCATGGCCCGCGCTCTGCTCGAGGCGGGGCTCATCCGCCGCCACGGCGATGCCCTCGTCATCCCCCGTCCGGTGCAGCTCGTGCTGCGCGGGGGCCGGGTGCGCGCCTCGCTACCCGTCTCCCGGCCCGCGCTGTGCGGCGCGCCCGTGCACGAGAGGATCCCCGGCTCGCGCGACGCCCAGGCCGTCGAGGCCGCCTTCGAGGCGGTCCGCGTCCTGGGGACCGTGCGGCGCTGGGACGACGACCCGCCGTCGGTGCTGCGCCGCGGCGGGATCCCCCAGCGCGACCTGCGCCGTCTCGCCCAGCAGGCCGACGCCCCCCTGGTCTCCTACGCGACCGTGATCCAGACCGCGTGGTGCGCCGGCCTGCTGGGCCATGACGGGGAGTCGTGGCAGCCCACGGCCGACTGGGACGCCTACCGGTCGCGGGGTCTCGAGGAGCGCTGGGCCGAGCTCGCGCGCACCTGGGCGCTCAGCCATCACGTCGCCGCGATCGTGGGGACCACGGACACCGTCGGGACCTCCCGTGCGCTCCTGTCGTCCTCGACCACGCGCGACGGGGCCCGCACCCGGCGCCTGAGCATGCTGGCCGAGCTGCGGCGCTCCGCCGACGTGCACGCGACGCAGCAGTCCCTCGTGGACTCCCTCGCGTGGGCGTTCCCGCTCACCTCGCCCGTCCTGCTCGAGGAGGAGGCGCACGCGCTGCTCGCGGAGGGCCAGGCGCTCGGCATCGTGCTCGACGGGGCTCTCACGACGCTCGGCGTCGGCCTCGTGGAGGCGCTCGACGAGGGCGTCGCTGAGGCGGACGCGCACCTGGCGCGCCGCCTCCGCGAGCACGCCCCGCCCCCCGTGGACGAGGTGCTGCTCGACTCCGACCTGACGGCGACCATCCCGGGCCGGCCCTCCGAGCGCCTGATCGCCCTGCTGTCGTGGGCCGACGTGGTCTCGCGCGGGGCCGCGCTCACCCTGCGCTTCACGGCGGCCACCGTGCGCCGCGCGATGGCCGCGGGACTCGATGCCGACGACCTGCTCGCCCTGCTCGCCGAGACGTCCCGCTCCCCCGTGCCGCAGGCCCTGACCTACCTGCTGCGCGACGAGGCGCGGCGCCACGGGCAGGTCCACATCGGCCGCGCCGCGAGCTTCCTGACCGCCGACGAGGCCGTGCTGACCCTGTTCCAGTCCTCGCCCGAGGCCGAGCCCCTGTTCCTGCAGCGCCTGGCCCCGACCGTCGCGGTGTCGACCGCGGATCCCGGGTTCGTGCTGCAGGTGGTGCGGCGCTCGGGGCTCTCGGCGATCGCCGTGGGGCCCGACGGACGCACCGCCCGGGACGAGCGCGACCACACCCTGCACGGTGGCCCCGTCGACGCCGAGCTCGAGGTGGTCGAGGGCCCCGAGCTGCGCCTGCCGCCCGCCGAGGCGGCGGCCCGGATCCGCGAGGCCGAGCAGAACGCGGGCGAGGACCCCTCGATCACGGACCGTCTGCTCGAGGCGATCGCGCACGCGGCGCCGATCCGGCTGGGCATCGTCGACGGCCGCGGCGGCATCGTCACGCGCGAAGCGGTCCCGCTGTCCCTCGACGGGGGGCGCCTGCGTGCCCGCGACGCGCGCGGCGCCGAGGAGTTCACGGTGCTCGTGCACCGCGTGACCCTCGGCTGA
- a CDS encoding MFS transporter: MCVGLLLSVFQQFVGINVIFYYSNVLWEAVGFSENDSFVITVITSVVNIVTTFIAIATVDRVGRKPLLLIGSIGMVVGLGTMAVVFGTAPVVHGAPVLEGAAGPIALIAANVFVIAFGLSWGPVVWVLLGEMFPNRIRAAALSLAAAGQWVANWLISVSFPSLKDSVGLGVAYGMYAVFAVLSLVFVAKFVQETKGKELEDMDAGR, encoded by the coding sequence GTGTGCGTCGGCCTGCTGCTGTCGGTGTTCCAGCAGTTCGTCGGCATCAACGTGATCTTCTACTACTCCAACGTGCTGTGGGAGGCCGTCGGCTTCAGCGAGAACGACTCCTTCGTCATCACGGTGATCACCTCGGTCGTGAACATCGTGACCACCTTCATTGCGATCGCCACGGTCGACCGGGTGGGGCGCAAGCCGCTGCTGCTGATCGGCTCGATCGGCATGGTCGTGGGGCTCGGCACCATGGCGGTCGTCTTCGGCACCGCCCCGGTGGTGCACGGCGCGCCCGTGCTCGAGGGTGCCGCGGGCCCCATCGCCCTGATCGCCGCCAACGTGTTCGTGATCGCTTTCGGCCTGTCCTGGGGCCCGGTCGTCTGGGTGCTGCTGGGCGAGATGTTCCCCAACCGCATCCGTGCCGCGGCCCTGTCGCTCGCCGCTGCCGGCCAGTGGGTCGCCAACTGGCTCATCAGCGTCAGCTTCCCAAGCCTCAAGGACTCGGTCGGCCTGGGCGTGGCCTACGGCATGTACGCCGTGTTCGCGGTCCTCTCCCTGGTGTTCGTCGCGAAGTTCGTGCAGGAGACCAAGGGCAAGGAGCTCGAGGACATGGACGCCGGCCGCTGA
- a CDS encoding YggS family pyridoxal phosphate-dependent enzyme, with product MNARVDLSARIDDVLARLDGAARRAGRDGAEVQILLATKTRTAAEIADAVRGFRARGRDVVVGENRAQEIAKHDDPALVALGVPRHFIGRLQTNKAKDVVAFASVIHSVDRDAVIDALARRAELADVERDVLLQVNTSGEQSKGGYAPDAATVQAALERVAATGRLRPVGLMTIGAHTDDEASVRASLGALRVLRDEIAMPGVTELSMGMSGDLEIAVEEGSTIVRLGSAVFGPRAA from the coding sequence ATGAACGCGCGTGTCGACCTCTCCGCCCGGATCGATGACGTCCTCGCCCGGCTGGACGGCGCCGCCCGGCGCGCCGGCCGCGACGGGGCCGAGGTGCAGATCCTGCTCGCCACCAAGACCCGCACCGCCGCGGAGATCGCGGACGCGGTCCGCGGCTTCCGTGCGCGCGGGCGCGACGTGGTGGTGGGGGAGAACCGCGCCCAGGAGATCGCCAAGCACGACGACCCCGCCCTCGTCGCCCTCGGCGTGCCCCGTCACTTCATCGGGCGCCTCCAGACCAACAAGGCCAAGGACGTCGTGGCCTTCGCGAGCGTGATCCACAGCGTCGACCGCGACGCCGTGATCGACGCGCTCGCACGCCGTGCCGAGCTCGCCGACGTCGAGCGCGACGTGCTCCTCCAGGTCAACACCTCCGGCGAGCAGTCCAAGGGCGGCTACGCGCCCGACGCGGCCACCGTGCAGGCCGCCCTCGAGCGCGTCGCCGCGACCGGTCGGCTGCGGCCCGTCGGGCTCATGACGATCGGGGCGCACACCGACGACGAGGCGTCCGTGCGGGCCTCGCTCGGCGCCCTGCGCGTGCTCCGGGACGAGATCGCGATGCCCGGCGTCACGGAGCTGTCGATGGGCATGAGCGGTGATCTCGAGATCGCCGTCGAGGAGGGCTCGACCATCGTGCGGCTCGGCTCGGCGGTCTTCGGTCCGCGAGCGGCCTGA
- a CDS encoding SDR family oxidoreductase: MRVVVTGGTGFVGSAVVRDLLAAGHQVLALARSDASAARLSAAGAEPVAGALEDVRSLRHAVAGADAVVHTAFDNSSALRFLRSSRIERRALQAIFETFSGSDRPIVAAGGFAPVIAHGPTLTELDAASTTAGPMGRNVERTIMRLADGGLNASIVRMPLVHGDGDHFTIPRLIDVARRTGRSAYVGDGRNPLPAVHSTDAATVFRRAVERGVPRSRYHAVAEDGVPFALIAEVIGRRLGVPVVGMSPRAARRHFRLYAAYVTHDGPASSAITREQLGWRPTGPALLEDLDRPAYFHP, translated from the coding sequence ATGCGCGTCGTCGTCACCGGAGGAACCGGCTTCGTCGGCTCAGCGGTCGTCCGCGACCTCCTCGCGGCAGGGCATCAGGTGCTGGCGCTCGCGCGATCCGATGCCTCGGCCGCGCGACTGAGCGCCGCGGGCGCCGAGCCCGTCGCCGGTGCGCTTGAGGACGTCCGGAGCCTGCGGCATGCCGTCGCCGGCGCCGATGCGGTCGTCCACACGGCGTTCGACAACTCCAGCGCCCTCCGCTTCCTGCGCAGCAGCAGGATCGAACGGCGCGCGCTGCAGGCCATCTTCGAGACGTTCTCCGGGAGCGACCGGCCGATCGTCGCCGCCGGCGGCTTCGCGCCGGTGATCGCGCACGGACCGACGCTCACCGAACTCGACGCGGCGTCGACCACCGCGGGCCCGATGGGGCGCAACGTCGAACGGACCATCATGCGTCTCGCCGACGGCGGACTGAACGCGTCGATCGTGCGGATGCCGCTCGTGCACGGCGACGGCGACCACTTCACGATCCCGCGACTCATCGACGTGGCGCGCCGCACCGGTCGATCCGCCTACGTCGGCGACGGACGCAACCCTCTGCCCGCGGTGCACAGCACCGATGCGGCCACAGTGTTCCGGCGCGCGGTCGAGCGGGGCGTCCCCCGGTCCCGCTACCACGCGGTCGCCGAGGACGGCGTGCCGTTCGCCCTCATCGCAGAGGTCATCGGCCGACGGCTCGGGGTGCCGGTCGTCGGCATGTCGCCGCGGGCCGCGCGCAGGCACTTCCGTCTCTACGCCGCCTACGTCACGCACGACGGCCCTGCCTCCAGCGCGATCACCCGCGAGCAGCTGGGCTGGCGGCCGACCGGGCCGGCCCTGCTGGAGGATCTCGACCGCCCCGCCTATTTCCACCCCTGA